Proteins encoded within one genomic window of Gloeobacter kilaueensis JS1:
- a CDS encoding zinc finger SWIM domain protein, whose product MIAQSNSPYTIAAAARILGVAASAIREVRGAFNCILVVFRHARARFVSAAAFLADFETQPVVNAAKLPGEVHPQGGSQYLVRGSKGDLYAVDLRAGSCDCADHIFRGRRCKHLVLAAAYQAVEAVGVGEELATATAIGQ is encoded by the coding sequence ATGATCGCACAGTCCAACAGTCCGTACACCATCGCCGCTGCAGCCCGCATCCTGGGCGTGGCAGCCAGCGCTATCCGCGAAGTGCGCGGAGCCTTTAACTGCATCTTGGTCGTCTTCCGCCATGCCCGTGCTCGGTTCGTCTCGGCTGCCGCTTTCCTGGCCGACTTCGAGACGCAGCCGGTGGTGAACGCTGCCAAGTTGCCCGGCGAGGTCCATCCCCAGGGCGGCAGTCAGTACCTCGTCCGGGGCAGCAAGGGCGATCTCTACGCGGTCGATCTGCGCGCCGGTTCCTGCGACTGCGCGGACCACATCTTCCGGGGCCGCCGGTGCAAGCATCTGGTCTTGGCTGCAGCCTACCAGGCCGTCGAAGCGGTCGGGGTGGGCGAGGAGCTGGCCACCGCTACCGCCATCGGCCAGTAG
- a CDS encoding TetR/AcrR family transcriptional regulator, with the protein MSNAQRPYRQVARAAAAQNLRQRIVMAFHDQMLTRWIDEITLDEVAAAAGTTRRTVIRLFGGKEGLLDSVITLVWDKATPRLALPSDATLETALGALLAQYESGGDMTIRFIAQEGRHPLLREPLNQGRRNHRAWVAAHFGNAVGSLEELERERQIARLVVATDVYTWKLLRRDLGYAPEDVSVLIAGMITRIVGASLLIVGMITRIIGGITQCRTIG; encoded by the coding sequence ATGTCCAACGCACAACGCCCTTATCGTCAGGTCGCCCGCGCCGCTGCTGCCCAAAACCTCAGACAGCGGATCGTCATGGCTTTTCACGACCAGATGCTGACGCGCTGGATCGACGAGATCACCCTTGATGAGGTCGCTGCTGCCGCCGGAACAACACGGCGGACCGTCATTCGGCTGTTTGGGGGCAAAGAAGGGCTGCTGGACTCCGTCATCACGCTCGTCTGGGACAAGGCGACACCCCGCTTAGCCCTACCGAGCGATGCCACACTCGAGACGGCACTGGGCGCTCTGCTCGCCCAGTATGAGTCCGGCGGCGACATGACTATTCGCTTTATTGCTCAAGAAGGCCGTCACCCCTTATTGCGCGAGCCGCTCAACCAGGGCAGGCGCAATCATCGCGCCTGGGTTGCCGCGCACTTCGGCAATGCCGTCGGCAGTTTGGAGGAGCTGGAGCGAGAGCGGCAGATCGCCCGCCTCGTCGTTGCGACCGATGTCTACACGTGGAAATTGCTGCGGCGAGATCTTGGATACGCGCCGGAAGATGTGTCGGTCCTCATCGCCGGCATGATTACGCGAATAGTTGGAGCGTCGCTCCTCATCGTCGGCATGATTACGCGAATCATTGGAGGCATAACACAATGCAGGACAATCGGGTAA
- a CDS encoding HGGxSTG domain-containing protein, which produces MNSETPQDPRRCGAKNGQGQPCRNYPVPGARRCKFHGGASLAGPSHPSFKHGRYSKFLPERLRDRMAAAMADPDLLNLSAEVALIDVRVQELLEKLDTGEAPRLWSELGTITDRLERAERARDAQAFAKLLDELVETIRRGSAAAAAWSEVANLLDRRRKIVDAEGKRQARMKAFVKVDEAMAVIAVVADSVNRHVIDPVARRAISEDLAAVVNRPAAAESDDEG; this is translated from the coding sequence ATGAACAGCGAGACACCTCAAGACCCGCGCCGGTGCGGGGCAAAGAACGGCCAGGGCCAGCCGTGCCGGAACTATCCGGTCCCCGGAGCGCGCCGGTGCAAATTTCACGGCGGGGCCAGCCTGGCAGGGCCGTCGCACCCCTCCTTCAAACACGGGCGGTACTCCAAGTTTTTGCCGGAGCGGCTGCGGGACCGCATGGCCGCCGCAATGGCAGATCCGGATCTGCTCAACTTGAGCGCCGAGGTCGCCCTCATCGACGTGAGGGTACAGGAGTTGCTGGAAAAGCTCGACACCGGTGAAGCCCCCCGGCTCTGGTCGGAGCTGGGGACCATCACCGATCGGCTAGAGCGGGCGGAGCGGGCGCGGGATGCGCAAGCCTTCGCAAAGCTGCTCGATGAGCTGGTCGAGACGATCCGCCGGGGCAGCGCTGCTGCTGCCGCCTGGTCGGAAGTGGCCAACTTGCTCGATCGCCGCCGGAAGATCGTGGATGCGGAAGGCAAGCGCCAGGCGCGCATGAAAGCGTTCGTCAAAGTTGATGAAGCGATGGCGGTGATCGCGGTGGTCGCCGATTCAGTCAACCGCCACGTCATAGACCCGGTCGCCCGCCGGGCAATCTCAGAAGATCTGGCTGCCGTCGTCAACCGGCCTGCCGCTGCTGAAAGCGATGATGAAGGTTGA
- a CDS encoding DUF2213 domain-containing protein: MSTSIRARGRSAGYSTVSILERGVYRGQPYTHRQKNIRYNHVCLTDSGRGGTQVSVLMDSSDFDRRAAIERLREQNRQRMCDAWRWPWSCSGPTILLPEQIADLLALQALQNIEYPLILCL, translated from the coding sequence TTGAGTACGTCGATCCGCGCACGGGGGAGATCTGCCGGTTACAGCACCGTCTCGATACTGGAGCGGGGCGTCTACCGGGGCCAGCCGTACACCCACCGCCAGAAGAACATCCGCTACAACCATGTCTGCCTCACCGATAGCGGCAGGGGCGGGACACAGGTGAGCGTTCTAATGGACTCGTCAGACTTCGATCGGCGTGCAGCAATTGAGCGCCTGCGCGAGCAAAACCGCCAGCGGATGTGCGACGCCTGGCGGTGGCCTTGGTCCTGCTCTGGGCCTACTATCCTGCTCCCCGAGCAGATCGCCGACCTACTCGCCCTGCAGGCGCTGCAGAACATCGAGTATCCGCTGATTCTCTGTCTGTAG
- a CDS encoding glycosyltransferase, which yields MQDNRVTTRPLVGKGPLRVLMVHWDGAGNLPPQRALARELARRGHAVHVLTHDTQASAVISDGGTFHRLTLAPQWDFAQPHMVEEEITAIVRDISGSPAFAQDFLAAVDALHPDVCLIDAMLLTTIQAAIEKRLCFAAVNHLAWNLDGVCAAFLGSIAATLPGAAAGSTFWDVLDDVPLVLATSYLDLGTTAFVAPHVHFVGPIREPVTLSSWPRRWPDRKLVLVSLSSGFQGQEATLRAICEALAPLPLEVVVTTGRGIAPDSLQASGGLEVRSFVPHDAVLPSADLVITHAGLGTLMYALGAGVPCLCLPNGRDQDDNAARVAALGLGRKLPPSATPNQIRSAVAAALEDNLMREATRSFAGRVARFGDLTRAANLVTALPSSTCVARNLPRTRMSARRAC from the coding sequence ATGCAGGACAATCGGGTAACGACGCGCCCGCTCGTGGGCAAAGGACCGCTGCGGGTGCTGATGGTCCATTGGGACGGGGCGGGCAATCTCCCGCCCCAACGGGCACTGGCGCGCGAGTTGGCGCGCCGTGGGCACGCTGTTCACGTGCTGACCCACGACACCCAGGCAAGCGCCGTAATATCGGATGGCGGCACGTTCCATCGCCTGACGCTTGCGCCGCAATGGGACTTTGCCCAACCGCACATGGTCGAGGAGGAGATCACTGCGATCGTCCGGGATATCAGCGGCTCGCCCGCATTCGCGCAGGACTTTCTGGCTGCGGTCGATGCGCTGCATCCGGATGTTTGCCTGATCGACGCGATGCTGCTCACCACCATTCAGGCCGCAATCGAGAAACGGCTTTGCTTTGCCGCAGTGAACCACCTAGCCTGGAACCTCGATGGGGTATGCGCGGCGTTTCTTGGCTCGATTGCGGCGACTTTGCCTGGAGCGGCTGCGGGGAGTACGTTTTGGGATGTGCTTGACGACGTGCCCCTGGTGCTTGCCACCAGTTACCTGGACCTGGGCACGACCGCGTTCGTCGCCCCCCACGTTCACTTTGTCGGCCCGATCCGCGAACCTGTCACCTTGTCCTCCTGGCCCCGCAGATGGCCCGACCGGAAGCTGGTGCTGGTCAGCCTCAGCAGCGGGTTCCAGGGGCAGGAGGCGACGCTGAGGGCTATCTGCGAAGCCCTCGCGCCCTTGCCGCTCGAAGTTGTGGTGACAACCGGGCGCGGCATCGCACCGGATTCTTTACAGGCGTCCGGTGGACTGGAGGTGCGCTCGTTCGTTCCCCACGACGCGGTGCTGCCGTCGGCGGATCTGGTGATCACCCACGCGGGGCTTGGCACGTTGATGTATGCCCTTGGTGCCGGGGTTCCCTGCCTGTGCCTGCCAAATGGGCGCGATCAAGACGACAACGCGGCCCGCGTGGCGGCCCTTGGCCTGGGTCGCAAGCTCCCGCCCTCTGCGACGCCAAACCAGATCCGTAGCGCGGTCGCAGCGGCGCTGGAGGACAACCTGATGCGGGAAGCGACTCGGTCTTTCGCCGGTCGAGTGGCGCGCTTTGGCGATCTGACGCGCGCGGCCAACCTGGTGACGGCGCTACCATCGTCTACCTGCGTGGCGCGCAATCTCCCGCGCACTCGGATGAGCGCACGCAGAGCCTGCTGA
- a CDS encoding helix-turn-helix domain-containing protein — MLTDAPKVIRWRLREVMARKRITGRDLASALDLHETSISRLRASDTMPRLDGEQLNALCQALDCTPGDLLEYIPDDAGQGG, encoded by the coding sequence ATGCTTACCGACGCCCCGAAAGTGATCCGCTGGAGACTCCGCGAAGTGATGGCACGCAAGCGCATTACGGGCCGTGACCTGGCCTCTGCGCTAGATTTACACGAGACATCCATATCTCGTCTGCGGGCCTCGGATACGATGCCGCGCCTTGATGGTGAGCAATTGAATGCGCTTTGCCAGGCTCTTGATTGCACGCCCGGCGATCTGCTCGAATACATCCCCGACGATGCGGGCCAGGGAGGATAA